The nucleotide window TAGGCGCCGACGGGAGTCCTGCCCCGTGAGCTGAGCAGGCGGGATCGGCGGGATCGGCCTGTCCCGAGAGGGCCGCCGGGCTTTCCGGCGGAAGGCGGGTGGCACCGCGGGAGAACCCCTCCCGTCCCAGCGGACGGGAGGGGTTTTGTTTTGCGGCAGAGGGCAGAAGACCGTGCGGTTCCAGATGGCGGCCATTGTAGGCACCGGCCTCATCGGCGGGGCCCTGGGGATGGCCCTGCGCCAGCAGGGGTGCGCGCAGACGGTGCTGGGCATCGACCGGGATCCGCGGATCGCCCGGCGGGCCGTGGAGCGGGGAGCCGTGGACGTGGCCAGCACGGATCTCCGCCGCCTCGCGGAGGCGGAGATCGTCTTCCTGGCGGTTCCCCCGGAGCATGTGGTGGGGGTGGCGCGTGCGGCTCTCAGCTACCTGTGTCCTCACACCATCCTCACGGACACCGCGAGCGTGAAGGCTCCCATCGTCTCCGCTCTGGAGCGCATCGCGCCGCCGGTGCGGTTCGTGGGAGGGCATCCCATGGCGGGCAGCGAGGGGCGGGGGATTGAGGCCGCGGATCCCGGGTTCCTCCGGGACCGGCCGTACATCGTGACCCCCACGGGGTTCACGGATCGGGAGGCGGTCCACCGCTTGGTGGGCTTAGCCCGGGAGATCGGAATGCGGCCCGTGGTGATGCAGCCGGAAGTCCACGACCGGCTTGTGGCCCTCAACAGCCACCTCCCCTACCTGATGGCGTGCGCGGTGGTCCTGGCCGCCGCAGGAGAGCCCGAGTCCCTCGGGGTGGGCGGTCCAGCCTTCGGAGAACTGGCCCGGGTAGCGAGCAGTCCCCCGAGTCTGTGGGCCCAGATCCTCCGCCTGAACCGGGAGGAGATCCGACGGGCCCTGCAAGACCTGCGCGGGATCCTGGATCAGGTGGAACGCCGCCTGGAGGAGGACGAGCTCGAGGAGTTCTTGGAGCGGGCTCAGAACGCAGCCATGCGCGCACGGGAGCAGAGACCATGAGGACCCTGGAGATCACCCCCGGACCCGTGGGATTCGAGGCGATGCTGCGGGAGGGGAACCTCGTGCCGGTCTCCTGCGAGCTCCTGGCGGACCTCGAGACGCCCATCTCCGCCTTCCTCAAGCTGCGGGACCTTCCGGACGCCTTTCTCCTGGAGAGCGTGGAGGGCGGGGAGCGGCTTGCCCGCTACTCCTTTTTGGGCGCCTGCCCGAAGCTCGTGCTCACCTACGATGGCCGGGTGGTGCACTGTTCGGACGGCCGTACCCTCCCGGGGCCCTTTCTTCCCGCGGCCCGGGAGGTCCTCCGGCCGTACCGCCAAGTCCCTGTCCCCGGACTTCCCCGGTTTACGGGAGGGCTCGTGGGCTACCTGGGCTACGACCTCGTGCGGGACTGGGAACGGCTTCCCCACCGTCCCCCGGACGACCTCGGCCTTCCCACATGCCGTATGGGGCTGTTTGACACCGTGGTGGTCTTCGATCACGTGCGGCGACGCATCCGGATCCTCGCCAACGCCTTCGCGGAGGAGGGGGCGAAGGCCGCCTACCGGTCCGCCCGGGAGCGTATAGAGGAGATCCTGGAGCGGCTGCGCCGCCCGGTTCCC belongs to Armatimonadota bacterium and includes:
- a CDS encoding prephenate dehydrogenase/arogenate dehydrogenase family protein, which produces MRFQMAAIVGTGLIGGALGMALRQQGCAQTVLGIDRDPRIARRAVERGAVDVASTDLRRLAEAEIVFLAVPPEHVVGVARAALSYLCPHTILTDTASVKAPIVSALERIAPPVRFVGGHPMAGSEGRGIEAADPGFLRDRPYIVTPTGFTDREAVHRLVGLAREIGMRPVVMQPEVHDRLVALNSHLPYLMACAVVLAAAGEPESLGVGGPAFGELARVASSPPSLWAQILRLNREEIRRALQDLRGILDQVERRLEEDELEEFLERAQNAAMRAREQRP